One window of Streptococcus suis genomic DNA carries:
- a CDS encoding cobalamin-independent methionine synthase II family protein, with protein sequence MTQSRFLLVGSLLRPSALGEYKRQIEARDDIKYPFYDAFDGYKETETELIEKIVAEQKENGLDIVTDGEFGRSMWHLDFLWGFEGIERYIADHGYPFKDHDGQPYETRKDIGLRITAPLSSKNHHFIDIYKQVQELAGDTTTKQTIYGPAHAFNELIIFNGQVGPDQVYKTREDLKEGLIAAYKEFLDQYKAAGGQIVQFDDCLWELFDPSNPVPFFPQDDPEALAALADEFIAINNAVADYGHEIGLTVWTHNCRGNYESRSAAGGTYEAIAEKFLKNQRYSRFFLEWDDERAGDLKALESLKDSDVEIVLGLLSSKTSELDDEERVYKLLEEASKIIPKERLYLSHQCGFASCDSGNELAIPQQWAKIKQGQDIAAKFWAE encoded by the coding sequence ATGACACAATCAAGATTCCTACTAGTTGGCTCCCTCCTCCGCCCTTCAGCCCTTGGAGAATACAAGCGCCAAATCGAAGCGCGTGATGACATCAAGTACCCATTTTACGATGCCTTCGACGGCTACAAGGAGACTGAAACTGAACTCATCGAGAAAATCGTTGCGGAACAAAAAGAAAATGGTCTCGACATCGTGACTGATGGCGAATTTGGTCGCTCTATGTGGCACCTGGACTTCCTCTGGGGCTTTGAGGGTATCGAGCGTTACATTGCTGATCACGGCTATCCATTTAAAGACCACGATGGCCAACCTTATGAAACTCGTAAGGACATCGGTCTTCGCATTACCGCTCCACTTTCTTCTAAAAATCACCACTTCATCGATATTTACAAGCAAGTACAGGAATTGGCTGGGGACACGACAACCAAGCAGACTATCTACGGACCAGCTCATGCCTTCAATGAATTGATTATTTTCAACGGTCAGGTTGGACCAGATCAAGTCTACAAGACCCGTGAAGACTTGAAAGAAGGCCTCATTGCTGCCTACAAGGAATTCTTGGACCAGTATAAGGCTGCTGGTGGTCAGATTGTTCAATTTGACGACTGTCTCTGGGAACTCTTCGATCCATCAAATCCTGTGCCATTCTTTCCGCAGGATGACCCAGAAGCATTGGCTGCTCTTGCAGATGAATTTATCGCTATCAATAATGCCGTTGCTGACTACGGTCATGAAATTGGCTTGACAGTCTGGACCCACAACTGCCGTGGTAACTATGAAAGCCGCTCTGCAGCTGGTGGCACTTACGAGGCTATCGCTGAGAAATTCTTGAAAAACCAGCGTTACAGCCGTTTCTTCCTGGAATGGGATGATGAGCGTGCCGGCGATTTGAAAGCTTTGGAAAGCTTGAAAGATTCGGATGTCGAAATTGTTCTGGGTCTGCTTTCAAGTAAGACTTCTGAACTCGACGATGAAGAGCGTGTTTACAAACTCCTCGAAGAGGCCAGCAAAATCATTCCAAAAGAACGCCTCTACCTGTCACATCAGTGCGGTTTTGCATCATGTGACTCTGGCAATGAGCTTGCTATCCCACAACAATGGGCGAAAATCAAACAAGGTCAAGACATTGCAGCCAAATTCTGGGCTGAATAA
- the folK gene encoding 2-amino-4-hydroxy-6-hydroxymethyldihydropteridine diphosphokinase codes for MKYTAYLSIGGNMGDREAYLQAALESLNNHPACQLGAISALYETPAWGKTDQADFLNLACRVFTDLEPLAFLEICQKIELDLDRVRIEKWGQRTIDLDIIFWDQEIIQSERLTVPHPYAHERAFVLQPLADIAADYVHPILGQTVVQLLAKVQGKEDIRQYR; via the coding sequence ATGAAATACACAGCTTATCTGAGCATTGGTGGCAATATGGGGGACCGTGAGGCCTATTTGCAGGCTGCCTTGGAGAGTTTGAATAATCATCCTGCCTGTCAGCTGGGAGCCATATCGGCTCTTTATGAGACACCAGCTTGGGGCAAGACGGACCAGGCTGACTTTCTCAATCTAGCCTGTCGGGTCTTTACGGATTTGGAGCCTCTAGCATTTTTGGAAATCTGTCAAAAAATAGAACTGGACTTGGACCGTGTTCGTATTGAAAAATGGGGACAGAGGACCATTGACCTGGATATTATTTTCTGGGACCAGGAAATCATCCAGTCCGAACGGCTGACGGTGCCCCATCCCTATGCCCATGAGCGGGCCTTTGTCCTACAGCCTCTGGCTGATATTGCGGCTGATTATGTCCATCCAATTCTAGGGCAGACAGTGGTCCAGTTGCTGGCAAAGGTTCAAGGGAAAGAGGACATTCGGCAGTATAGGTAA
- a CDS encoding glyoxalase, whose translation MFNKELGLMLYVDDVAAEKSFWSAAGFVIENEAEMMGFETFDMKSHADATTTITVYAKEFIAQVSPEVLDNVPSVLFETSDIAGLQERIAGLTDTCSPVNEQPFPNFNFACPSGIYFAVKGV comes from the coding sequence ATGTTTAATAAAGAATTGGGCCTCATGCTCTATGTGGATGATGTGGCGGCAGAAAAAAGTTTTTGGTCAGCGGCAGGTTTTGTCATTGAAAATGAAGCGGAGATGATGGGCTTTGAGACCTTTGACATGAAGTCTCATGCGGATGCGACGACTACGATTACGGTTTATGCCAAGGAATTTATCGCTCAAGTATCGCCAGAGGTGTTGGACAATGTACCGAGCGTCTTGTTTGAAACATCCGATATTGCAGGCCTTCAGGAGCGCATCGCTGGTTTGACAGATACCTGCAGCCCAGTCAATGAACAGCCCTTCCCTAACTTTAACTTTGCCTGCCCAAGCGGGATCTATTTCGCAGTTAAGGGTGTATAA
- a CDS encoding 8-oxo-dGTP diphosphatase has product MTKKPVQLATICYIDNGKEFLLLHRNKKENDVHRGKWIGVGGKLEAGETPQACATREVLEETGLTATKLALKGIITFPDFTPNMDWYTYVFKITEFEGNLIDCNEGDLEWVPYDQVLSKPTWEGDRHFQEWLLENKPFFSACFRYDGDNLLDYSVDFYE; this is encoded by the coding sequence ATGACCAAGAAACCCGTCCAGTTAGCGACGATTTGCTATATTGACAATGGCAAGGAATTTTTATTACTTCACCGCAACAAGAAAGAAAATGATGTGCATCGCGGCAAGTGGATTGGCGTCGGCGGAAAATTAGAAGCCGGTGAGACCCCTCAGGCCTGCGCAACCCGTGAAGTCTTGGAAGAGACAGGCCTTACGGCCACCAAGTTGGCTCTGAAAGGCATTATTACCTTCCCTGACTTCACCCCCAATATGGATTGGTACACCTATGTCTTCAAGATTACCGAGTTTGAAGGCAACCTAATCGACTGTAACGAAGGAGATTTGGAGTGGGTACCCTATGACCAGGTCCTATCCAAGCCCACCTGGGAAGGCGATCGGCATTTCCAAGAATGGCTCTTAGAAAACAAGCCCTTCTTCTCCGCCTGTTTCCGCTATGACGGAGATAACTTACTAGACTACTCAGTGGATTTTTATGAGTGA
- a CDS encoding toxic anion resistance protein, with amino-acid sequence MSGFNFDIDAIASNGLNQKDKTTEIIQATPIGDSQKVSFLAQLTPEQQAGIQAKAPQLVDNFVSNQNALLDFGKEAVEEVNATVNHILSEQKKIEIPQVDELLANTNRELNGFVAKYKDISSTAELEKKPGFFQRLFKQTKNDLQEFYFDSQTIEKKMDTMAASVVKQEEVLSRNIVSAELLIENNTKSIENLVGVIAFIEATGQEAAQRARAEQERLASLVPTTVDYQVASEKLARITEVANILEQQHSEYLSRLYVAWTTTPQMRNLVKVSSDMKQRLGMLRRNTIPTMKLSIAQLGILQQSIKSSQTADAIVNANNAALQMLADTSKEAIPMMERTAQNPTLAVQSVTKLAESLVAQNNGIIAAIDEGRQKRRELEAAIIHSAETINDSVKLRDQKIIAALLDEGKQAQSQAEQPVSE; translated from the coding sequence ATGTCAGGATTTAATTTTGATATAGATGCCATTGCCAGCAACGGCTTGAACCAGAAGGACAAGACAACGGAAATCATCCAGGCTACGCCCATTGGTGACAGTCAGAAAGTATCCTTCCTTGCCCAATTGACACCTGAACAGCAGGCCGGGATCCAGGCCAAGGCACCGCAGTTGGTGGATAATTTTGTATCTAACCAGAACGCCCTCCTGGACTTTGGCAAGGAGGCGGTTGAGGAGGTCAATGCAACGGTCAACCACATCTTGAGTGAGCAGAAGAAGATTGAAATTCCGCAGGTGGATGAGCTTTTGGCCAATACCAACCGTGAACTTAACGGCTTTGTGGCCAAGTATAAGGACATTTCAAGCACGGCTGAATTGGAGAAGAAGCCTGGTTTCTTCCAGCGTCTTTTCAAGCAGACCAAGAACGACTTGCAGGAATTTTACTTCGATTCCCAGACCATCGAAAAGAAAATGGACACTATGGCAGCCAGCGTGGTCAAGCAGGAAGAAGTTCTCTCGCGCAATATCGTTTCTGCCGAGCTCTTGATTGAAAACAATACCAAGTCTATCGAGAATCTGGTCGGTGTCATTGCCTTTATCGAGGCAACAGGTCAAGAGGCCGCTCAGCGAGCAAGAGCAGAGCAGGAAAGACTGGCTAGCCTGGTTCCGACCACTGTTGACTATCAGGTAGCCTCTGAAAAGCTGGCGCGGATCACAGAAGTGGCCAATATTTTGGAGCAGCAGCATTCTGAATATCTGAGCCGTCTCTATGTGGCCTGGACAACGACACCGCAGATGCGGAATCTGGTCAAGGTCTCGTCTGACATGAAACAGCGTTTGGGCATGCTCCGTCGCAATACCATTCCGACCATGAAGTTATCCATCGCCCAGTTAGGTATTTTGCAACAGTCCATAAAGTCCAGCCAGACGGCTGATGCCATCGTCAATGCCAATAATGCTGCTCTTCAGATGCTGGCAGATACGTCTAAGGAAGCCATTCCGATGATGGAACGCACAGCTCAAAATCCGACTCTGGCTGTTCAGTCGGTGACAAAATTGGCTGAAAGTCTGGTAGCCCAGAACAACGGCATCATCGCCGCTATTGATGAAGGGCGTCAGAAACGCCGTGAGTTGGAGGCGGCTATTATCCACTCAGCTGAGACCATCAACGATTCCGTCAAACTGCGTGACCAGAAGATTATTGCAGCCCTCCTTGATGAAGGCAAGCAGGCTCAATCTCAAGCAGAGCAACCAGTATCAGAATAA
- a CDS encoding GntP family permease: MIILGVVGVFLAIVAIIYWTTKNLNVMVAAPLASLIVALTNQMPILETMLGKEQSYMTGLAGFLINNFAIFMLGSILAKYMEASGATQTIANSILRVVGKESPYKVLLAIVLIASLLTYGGVSLFVVIFTLLPLSRPLFKELNINWELFPIPVFLGVSTLTMSSLPGTPSIHNAVPTKVLGTTLTAAPLLSLVSSLILVVFGLTYMRFALKKSMARNEGYTERDEEIVTTDNANLPNIVLASLPMLSLVATIYIFQKTPYILVVGLTVAILASGLLFRKNLVNQQTLLNEGTTASVLPAFVTSSTVAFGTVLAMSSGFLLIQDWIGQISGSPLISLSVSTALIGGIIGSSSGAVGIAASNFLPAYLDSGIDPQVLHRVTVIASAVLTVVPQSGVMITFHNLAKLSMKRGLKHSFIVVNIGHLLALIAVLILAQLLY; the protein is encoded by the coding sequence ATGATAATTTTAGGAGTAGTAGGGGTATTTTTGGCGATTGTGGCCATTATTTATTGGACCACAAAGAATCTAAACGTGATGGTTGCGGCCCCCTTGGCGAGCTTGATCGTGGCTTTGACCAATCAAATGCCTATTTTAGAGACCATGTTGGGCAAGGAGCAGTCTTATATGACTGGCCTGGCTGGTTTTTTAATCAATAACTTTGCGATTTTTATGCTGGGCTCCATACTGGCCAAGTATATGGAAGCAAGTGGTGCTACCCAGACCATTGCCAATAGTATTTTGCGAGTGGTTGGTAAGGAAAGTCCTTATAAGGTATTGCTGGCTATTGTCCTGATTGCCTCCTTGTTGACCTATGGGGGTGTCAGCCTTTTTGTGGTTATTTTCACCCTCTTGCCCCTGTCGAGACCGCTCTTTAAGGAGCTGAATATCAATTGGGAGCTATTTCCAATTCCAGTTTTTTTAGGTGTCAGCACCCTGACCATGTCCAGTTTGCCAGGGACGCCGTCCATTCATAATGCGGTTCCAACCAAGGTTTTGGGGACGACTTTGACCGCCGCACCGCTCTTGAGCCTGGTTTCAAGCTTAATTTTAGTCGTTTTTGGTTTGACCTATATGCGGTTTGCCTTGAAGAAAAGTATGGCGAGAAATGAGGGGTATACTGAGCGTGATGAGGAAATTGTGACTACAGATAACGCAAATCTTCCTAATATAGTTTTGGCAAGCCTGCCCATGTTGAGCTTGGTTGCAACTATTTACATCTTTCAGAAAACGCCTTATATCTTGGTTGTGGGGCTAACGGTGGCCATACTGGCGTCAGGTCTTCTCTTCCGTAAGAATCTGGTCAATCAGCAAACTCTCTTAAATGAAGGGACAACGGCATCTGTTCTACCTGCATTTGTGACTTCTAGCACAGTGGCTTTCGGAACGGTCTTGGCCATGTCCTCAGGCTTCTTGCTTATCCAAGACTGGATTGGACAGATTTCTGGTTCGCCCCTGATTAGTCTTTCGGTGTCGACTGCCCTAATCGGTGGTATCATTGGCTCTTCGTCTGGTGCGGTAGGGATTGCTGCCAGCAATTTCTTGCCTGCCTACCTTGATTCGGGTATCGATCCCCAGGTCTTGCACAGGGTGACGGTTATTGCCTCGGCGGTGCTGACAGTTGTTCCCCAATCGGGAGTTATGATTACCTTCCATAATCTGGCCAAATTGAGCATGAAGCGGGGCTTGAAGCATTCCTTTATCGTTGTCAATATCGGTCATCTGCTGGCCCTGATTGCGGTTTTGATTTTGGCACAATTACTTTATTAG
- a CDS encoding IS30 family transposase, with protein MKNKHLTLSDRNDIQIGIEQLKPFSAIAAKLGKDPSTISKEVRRNRVVKENSVTSNCDSCPLLKKAPYVCNACPKKRINCGYQKQFYYAKRAQLDYEAKLSDSRTGVALNKEEFYRMDEIVSAAIQKGQHLNHIIASNELSASRASIYRYLEKGYLSTKPIDFPRVVKFRKRRTRNLQPIPKIAKEGRSYEDFQRFLTEKGISYWLEMDTVTGRIGGKVLLTFNLSFCNFIFARLLDNKTANEVAKHLYAIKNDLHQKEMDFCEIFPVILTDNGGEFARVDDIEMDVRGESKLFFCDPNRSDQKGRIEKNHTLIRDILPKGSSFDNLTQEDINLVCSHVNSIKRASFNGKSAYELFTFTYGEELATLLGISKIDPENVIQSPRLLDK; from the coding sequence ATGAAAAACAAACACTTAACTCTCTCTGATCGCAACGATATTCAAATAGGAATTGAACAACTTAAGCCCTTCTCAGCTATAGCAGCTAAGTTAGGTAAAGATCCTTCTACAATCTCAAAAGAAGTTCGGAGAAATCGAGTGGTTAAAGAAAATTCTGTGACATCTAATTGTGATTCTTGCCCTCTACTCAAAAAGGCTCCCTACGTTTGTAATGCCTGTCCGAAAAAGAGAATCAATTGCGGATACCAGAAACAATTCTACTACGCAAAAAGAGCTCAGCTTGATTACGAAGCTAAGCTCTCAGACTCGAGAACAGGTGTTGCCCTAAACAAGGAAGAATTCTATCGTATGGACGAGATTGTCTCTGCAGCCATCCAAAAGGGACAACACCTCAACCATATCATCGCCTCAAACGAACTTTCGGCATCCAGAGCTTCTATCTACAGATACCTTGAAAAAGGCTATCTGTCCACAAAGCCCATTGATTTCCCCCGTGTCGTGAAATTCAGAAAGCGGAGAACCAGAAACCTACAACCCATTCCTAAAATTGCCAAAGAAGGACGGTCTTACGAGGACTTCCAACGCTTTCTCACAGAGAAAGGAATCAGCTATTGGCTGGAAATGGACACCGTTACTGGACGGATCGGCGGAAAGGTACTTCTCACCTTTAACCTCTCCTTCTGTAACTTTATCTTCGCTCGATTACTTGATAATAAAACAGCTAATGAGGTCGCTAAACATCTCTACGCTATCAAGAATGACCTACATCAGAAAGAGATGGACTTCTGCGAAATATTTCCTGTCATTCTGACTGATAATGGCGGTGAATTCGCCAGAGTGGACGACATCGAAATGGATGTGCGTGGAGAATCTAAGCTATTCTTCTGTGACCCCAATCGTTCTGACCAGAAAGGGAGAATTGAGAAGAATCACACACTTATCAGAGATATTCTTCCTAAAGGAAGTTCGTTTGACAACTTGACACAGGAGGACATCAACCTGGTTTGTTCGCATGTCAACAGCATCAAACGAGCTTCTTTCAACGGAAAATCCGCCTATGAACTCTTTACATTTACCTACGGTGAGGAATTGGCAACACTTTTGGGAATCTCTAAAATTGACCCTGAGAACGTCATTCAATCACCTCGATTATTGGATAAATAA
- the folE gene encoding GTP cyclohydrolase I FolE: MSKQEKIEQTIYQLLELLGEDPNREGLLDTPKRVAKMYQEMFSGLNEAPKDQFTAVFSEGHEEVVLVKDIPFHSMCEHHLVPFYGVAHVAYLPSKGRVTGLSKLARAVEVASRRPQLQERLTHQVAHALQDALEPEGVYVMVEAEHMCMSMRGVRKPGSKTVTTVALGKYKEDAVLRRELLSMIHK; encoded by the coding sequence ATGTCAAAGCAAGAGAAAATTGAACAAACTATTTACCAATTGTTGGAATTATTGGGCGAGGACCCTAACCGTGAGGGACTGCTGGATACGCCTAAGCGTGTGGCCAAGATGTACCAGGAGATGTTTTCTGGTCTCAATGAAGCCCCTAAGGATCAGTTTACGGCGGTCTTTTCGGAGGGGCATGAGGAAGTGGTCTTGGTCAAGGATATTCCCTTTCACTCCATGTGTGAGCATCATTTGGTGCCTTTTTATGGGGTGGCGCATGTGGCCTATCTACCTAGCAAGGGGCGTGTGACAGGCCTCAGCAAATTGGCGCGTGCGGTGGAAGTGGCTAGTCGCCGTCCACAATTGCAGGAGCGCTTGACTCACCAGGTAGCCCATGCCCTGCAGGACGCCTTGGAGCCAGAAGGTGTCTACGTTATGGTGGAGGCGGAACACATGTGTATGAGTATGCGTGGTGTTCGCAAGCCAGGCAGCAAGACAGTGACCACAGTTGCTCTTGGAAAATACAAGGAAGATGCTGTTTTGCGTCGCGAATTGCTGTCCATGATTCACAAATAG
- the folB gene encoding dihydroneopterin aldolase, whose protein sequence is MDKISLKQCKFYGYHGAFKEEQTLGQIFTVDCDLFLDLTAASLSDNLEDTVHYGLVFEAMKKVVEGKPYILIEKVAGLICQEIFDQFPKVEKIKLAIHKENPPIAGHYDSVGIELERERP, encoded by the coding sequence ATGGATAAGATTTCACTCAAACAATGCAAATTTTACGGCTACCACGGCGCCTTCAAGGAAGAGCAGACCCTGGGGCAAATTTTTACGGTGGACTGCGATTTGTTTCTGGATTTAACCGCTGCCTCATTGTCGGATAATTTGGAAGATACAGTTCATTATGGCCTTGTTTTCGAGGCTATGAAAAAAGTGGTCGAAGGTAAACCCTATATTCTGATTGAAAAAGTTGCAGGGCTGATTTGTCAGGAGATTTTTGACCAATTTCCCAAAGTAGAGAAGATCAAGCTGGCCATCCACAAGGAAAATCCGCCTATCGCTGGCCACTATGATTCAGTTGGTATTGAGTTGGAGCGTGAACGCCCATGA
- a CDS encoding LysR family transcriptional regulator: protein MRIQQLYYVIKIAETGSMNEAAKQLFITQPSLSNAIRDLEKELNIKIFFRNPKGITLTKDGIEFLSYARQIVEQTELLEDRYKNPNAKRQLFSVSSQHYAFVVNAFVSLLKETEMEDYELFLRETRTWEIIDDVNNFRSEIGVLFLNNYNREVLLKLLDDHRLSHTHLFTAKPHVFVSKTNPLAQKKSISLDDLADYPYLSYEQGIHNSFYFAEEILSQVHHKKSIVVSDRATLFNLLIGLNGYTVATGILNSNLNGDNIVSIPLDYDDEIELIYIKHEKAVLSDMGEKFIAYLLDEVKFDKK from the coding sequence ATGAGAATCCAACAATTATATTATGTTATAAAAATAGCAGAGACAGGGAGTATGAACGAGGCTGCAAAACAGCTTTTCATTACCCAACCAAGCCTGTCCAATGCTATCCGCGACCTGGAAAAAGAGCTCAATATCAAGATTTTTTTCCGTAATCCCAAAGGCATTACCCTGACCAAGGACGGGATTGAGTTTCTATCCTATGCCCGCCAGATTGTCGAGCAGACCGAGCTGCTGGAAGACCGCTATAAAAATCCCAACGCCAAGCGCCAACTCTTCAGCGTATCCTCCCAGCACTACGCCTTTGTGGTCAATGCCTTTGTCTCCCTGCTCAAGGAGACTGAAATGGAAGACTACGAGCTCTTCCTGCGGGAAACCCGGACCTGGGAAATCATCGATGACGTCAATAATTTCCGCTCAGAAATCGGCGTCCTCTTCCTTAATAACTACAACCGTGAAGTCCTGCTCAAGTTGCTGGATGACCACAGGCTCTCCCATACGCATCTTTTCACTGCCAAGCCTCATGTTTTCGTCAGCAAGACCAATCCACTGGCACAAAAGAAAAGTATTAGCCTGGATGACCTAGCCGACTATCCCTACCTCAGCTATGAACAAGGGATTCACAATTCCTTCTACTTTGCCGAGGAAATTCTCTCCCAAGTCCACCACAAGAAATCCATCGTCGTATCCGATAGGGCCACCCTCTTCAATCTCCTGATTGGGCTAAACGGCTATACGGTTGCGACTGGTATCTTGAACTCCAACCTAAACGGGGACAATATCGTCTCCATCCCGCTGGATTATGACGATGAAATCGAACTCATCTACATCAAACATGAGAAAGCTGTCCTATCCGACATGGGGGAAAAATTCATTGCCTATCTCCTGGATGAAGTAAAATTCGATAAAAAATAA
- a CDS encoding lipopolysaccharide assembly protein LapA domain-containing protein, which produces MKKKLSLIGLLVIIVLTVVLSLANQQVVKVNYIFGYFRLPLILVILGSVFLGLVIQYLLGMAKNMGLKSEIKSLKKQAREQAELEEGRLAQAADKSLEG; this is translated from the coding sequence ATGAAGAAAAAACTATCCCTAATCGGCTTACTGGTTATTATCGTTCTGACGGTGGTCTTATCTTTGGCTAACCAACAGGTTGTCAAGGTCAATTATATCTTTGGTTATTTCCGTCTGCCCTTGATTTTGGTCATTCTCGGCTCTGTATTTCTTGGCTTGGTCATCCAATATTTGCTTGGAATGGCAAAAAATATGGGCTTGAAGAGCGAGATTAAGAGTCTGAAAAAGCAGGCGCGTGAGCAGGCTGAGTTGGAGGAAGGGAGACTGGCCCAGGCAGCCGACAAATCACTAGAAGGTTAG
- the folP gene encoding dihydropteroate synthase gives MSIDNLHQQVSIMGILNVTPDSFSDGGKFNEVEAALAQAEELLAAGAQVIDVGGESTRPGAEFVSQEEEIARVVPIIRAIKERFDCLVSIDTYKTGTARAALEAGADILNDVWAGLYDGEMLALAAEYQVPIILMHNQTEEVYEDIVQEVRDFLAERAQAALADGILADKIWLDPGFGFAKNAQHNLDLLQGLEQITGLGYPVLFGISRKRVVDHLLGGNTLAADRDQATAALSAWAISKGCKMVRVHNVQANRDLITVWDQLVNGSKNG, from the coding sequence ATGTCGATTGACAACTTACACCAGCAAGTGTCCATCATGGGCATTCTCAATGTCACGCCGGATTCTTTTTCTGACGGTGGAAAATTTAATGAAGTAGAGGCTGCCCTAGCGCAGGCTGAAGAGCTTTTGGCCGCAGGAGCCCAGGTCATCGATGTCGGTGGCGAGTCTACCCGACCGGGGGCGGAATTTGTTTCCCAAGAGGAGGAAATCGCCCGTGTGGTACCGATTATTCGTGCTATAAAGGAGCGTTTTGACTGCCTGGTTTCTATCGACACCTATAAGACTGGGACAGCGCGTGCGGCTCTGGAGGCTGGTGCAGACATTCTCAATGATGTCTGGGCAGGTCTCTATGACGGAGAAATGCTGGCCCTGGCAGCGGAGTATCAGGTCCCCATTATCCTCATGCACAATCAAACAGAGGAAGTCTACGAGGATATTGTGCAAGAAGTGCGAGATTTTCTAGCGGAGCGGGCTCAGGCAGCCCTAGCAGATGGTATTTTGGCTGACAAGATTTGGCTGGATCCTGGGTTTGGATTTGCCAAAAATGCCCAGCACAATCTGGATCTTCTCCAAGGCTTGGAGCAGATTACTGGGCTTGGTTATCCAGTTCTTTTTGGGATTTCCCGTAAGCGGGTGGTTGACCATCTTTTGGGTGGCAATACCTTGGCAGCTGACCGGGATCAGGCAACGGCAGCCCTGTCTGCTTGGGCTATTTCCAAGGGCTGTAAAATGGTCCGAGTCCACAATGTCCAAGCCAATCGAGATCTGATTACTGTCTGGGACCAATTAGTGAATGGGAGCAAGAATGGATAA
- a CDS encoding CBS domain-containing protein, translating to MSVKDFMTRKVVYISPDTTIAHAADIMREQDLHRLPVIENDKLVGLVTEGTIAEASPSKATSLSIYEMNYLLNKTKVKDVMIKDVITVSGYASLEDAVYLMYKNKVGILPVVDNGQLYGVITDRDIFAAFLHVSGYGEEGVRARFLVENKAGELAKIIKIISDKGYNIISTVQLQTKKGNVVIEVQIEGRIAVEELENLFATSGISIDSIHATQAKAF from the coding sequence ATGTCCGTTAAAGATTTTATGACCCGTAAGGTTGTTTATATTTCGCCAGATACAACGATCGCCCATGCTGCAGACATCATGCGTGAGCAGGATTTGCACCGCTTGCCGGTCATTGAAAATGATAAATTGGTCGGTTTGGTAACAGAAGGGACCATCGCAGAGGCTAGTCCGTCAAAGGCGACCAGCCTGTCTATCTACGAGATGAACTACCTGCTCAACAAGACCAAGGTCAAGGATGTCATGATTAAGGACGTCATCACAGTTTCAGGCTATGCCAGCTTGGAGGATGCGGTCTACCTCATGTATAAAAACAAGGTGGGCATCCTGCCGGTTGTGGACAATGGTCAGCTCTACGGTGTCATCACAGACCGCGATATCTTTGCTGCCTTCCTCCACGTTTCAGGCTATGGAGAAGAGGGCGTGCGGGCTCGTTTCCTAGTTGAAAATAAGGCTGGTGAGCTTGCGAAGATTATCAAGATTATTTCTGACAAGGGCTACAATATCATTAGCACCGTTCAATTACAGACTAAAAAAGGCAATGTGGTCATCGAGGTTCAAATCGAAGGCCGCATCGCTGTAGAGGAATTGGAGAACCTGTTTGCCACCTCTGGCATTTCCATTGACAGCATCCATGCAACCCAGGCCAAGGCCTTCTAA